The Hyalangium gracile region GGCCGCCCGGTACGGGTCGGCCTGCGCGAAGCGGCTGGCCTGGGCGATGCCCTCGGCGATCGCCTCACCGGACATCTCGAAGTCGGCCAGCAGCGGCACCGGGATGCGGCACATGGCGCGCGCCAGCCGCCTGTCCGCCAGGTTCGACAGGATGCGCAGGTACACCTTGCCGCCCGTCAGCTGCTCGATGAAGGGCGCCACGCCCTCGGCCATGGTGTTGATGAGGTTGGCCCCCATGGCCTCCTGCGTGTCGATGATGAGGTGGACGATGAGCAGCGGCTCACCGCGCGGGCCCTCGGGCGCCGGCAGCAGGCGCACCTCCACGTCCTTGGCTCCACCGCCCCGAGCCACCATCGCCGGGTGGAAGCTGTTGGCCAGCGCCAGAATCTCCTCCTTGGCGTCCAGGATCTTCGCGGAGGCCTCGGTCGGATCGCCAAAGCGCGTCACCTGCACCTGGCCGATCATCATCGAGGTGTCGGCCTCGGCGGTGAAGCCACCGGCCTCTCGGACAATCTTCGCGGCGAAGGACACCGCGGCCACCACGGAGGGCTCCTCCACGGCCATGGGCACGATGTAGTCGCGCCCATTGACCATCATGTTCAGCCCCAGCCCCAGCGGCAGCGAGAACGTGCCCACCGCGTTCTCGATCATCTGGTTGGCCAGCACCGGCTGCAGCGCGCCCACGCCACGCAGCGCCTCCACCTCGTCTTCCTCGAGGCGGAACATCTGCCCCAGCTTCGCGAGGCGTTCCTCCATCGGCAGCTTGTGGAACCCTGCGAGCCTGGATGTCACGATGTCAGACATGTCATTACCTTCCCAAACATCAACGGGCAGCGAGCGCCCCTCTACAGTGCCGCGAGCCAATCCTTCAACTCCCCCGTCATCACCACCGGCTTGCGCCTGAGTTCAGCGCAGCTTCTGCTGCCCGTGAGGACGAGCGCCTGGCGCAGCCCCGCGAGAATGACCTGGAGGGCCTTGTCGGCGCCCTCCAACCCGCCCTCCTGCTGGGCTCGGAACAGCGGCAGGGCCATGCCTCCCAGGTCCGCGCCGAGCGCGAGCACCTTGGCAACCTCCAACCCGGTGCGGATGCCTCCCGACGCCACCAGGCGGACCTCGGGGCCCACGGCGCGACGCACTGACGCCGTGGCCGCGGCGGTGGGAATGCCCCAGCTCGAATACTCGGCGCCCAGCTGCGCGAGCTGGCCCGAGGCGCGCAGCTGCTCCACGCGCACCCACGAGGTGCCACCCAGCCCGGAGACGTCGATGTTGCGCACGCCCAGATCGGCCAGCCGGCGCGCCACCTCCGGGCCGATGCCGCACCCGGTCTCCTTCACCAGCAGCCGCTCTCCGAAGGCCTTCACCAGCGACTCCACCACGGCGTAGCCGCCGCGGAAGTCGCGATCGCCCTCGGGCTGGCTGAGCTCCTGGCCGGCGTTCAGGTGCAGCGCCATGGCGTCCGCGCCGATGGCCTCCGCCAGCCGCCGCACCCCGTCCACGCCCATCTGCACGGCCTGGTACAGGCCGATGTTACCCAGCAGGGCCACCGTGGGCGCCACGTCCCGGACCTGATAGGTCACCGCGCGCGCGCTGGACTCGGCCATGGCGCGCTGGCTGCCGACGCCGAAGGCCAGGCCGTGCCGCTCCGCCAGCTGGGCGAGATCCCGGTTCACCTGCCCTGCCCGCTCGGTGCCCCCTGTCATCCCCGTGACGAGCAGCGGGTAGCGCAGCGTCTTGCCGACGAAGGGCGTGGAGAGATCCACGTCGTCGACGTTCATCTCCGGCATGGCGCAGTGCACCAGCCGTACGCACTCCAACAGAGTGCTGTTCTGCGCTGGCTCAACATCTCCGGTGGCACACAAATCGAGGTGGGCATCCTTGCGGTTGGCTGTGATCTGATCACCCATGAAGCCCGAACCCTCGTTTTCAGGCAGAAGTACGGCTAAGTGCCTGAATGGTCGGGGATTTTTTAGCAAGCTGGGTGGGGCCGGCGCAAGACAAAGGGGG contains the following coding sequences:
- a CDS encoding hydroxymethylglutaryl-CoA reductase, degradative — its product is MSDIVTSRLAGFHKLPMEERLAKLGQMFRLEEDEVEALRGVGALQPVLANQMIENAVGTFSLPLGLGLNMMVNGRDYIVPMAVEEPSVVAAVSFAAKIVREAGGFTAEADTSMMIGQVQVTRFGDPTEASAKILDAKEEILALANSFHPAMVARGGGAKDVEVRLLPAPEGPRGEPLLIVHLIIDTQEAMGANLINTMAEGVAPFIEQLTGGKVYLRILSNLADRRLARAMCRIPVPLLADFEMSGEAIAEGIAQASRFAQADPYRAATHNKGVMNGIDSVAIATGQDWRAIEAGAHAFACREGQYRPLSTWYLEEGHLVGRIELPMALGTVGGPIKVHPSVQVALKLMRVSSARELSMVIAAVGLAQNFAALRALGSVGIQKGHMALHARCVAVTAGARGELVERIANELVKVGHVKVEKAREIIAALAAADEMQSPPVTPG
- the fni gene encoding type 2 isopentenyl-diphosphate Delta-isomerase, with amino-acid sequence MGDQITANRKDAHLDLCATGDVEPAQNSTLLECVRLVHCAMPEMNVDDVDLSTPFVGKTLRYPLLVTGMTGGTERAGQVNRDLAQLAERHGLAFGVGSQRAMAESSARAVTYQVRDVAPTVALLGNIGLYQAVQMGVDGVRRLAEAIGADAMALHLNAGQELSQPEGDRDFRGGYAVVESLVKAFGERLLVKETGCGIGPEVARRLADLGVRNIDVSGLGGTSWVRVEQLRASGQLAQLGAEYSSWGIPTAAATASVRRAVGPEVRLVASGGIRTGLEVAKVLALGADLGGMALPLFRAQQEGGLEGADKALQVILAGLRQALVLTGSRSCAELRRKPVVMTGELKDWLAAL